The genomic DNA TGAGTAACCTGTCCCGAAGTGAAGTCGTAAGCGCGCCGGGATACCGGCACAAAAAAACGCCCCGGAGGTAACTCCGGGGCGTTGTCTTTTCAGACGTGCTCAGTCAGGCGTGTCAGCCCTTGAGCGCCGCGTGAGCGGCCGCCAAGCGGGCGATCGGCACCCGATACGGACTGCAGCTCACATAGTTCAGACCGGTCTTGAAGCAGAACTTCACCGACTCGGGATCGCCACCCTGTTCGCCGCAGATGCCGACCTTCAGGTGCTTCTTGGTCTGACGGCCCTTTTCCACCGACATCTTGATCAACTGGCCCACGCCATCCTGATCAATCGTCTGGAAGGGATCGGCCGCAACGACCTTCTGTTCCAGGTATTCGCCCATGAATCCGCCGATATCATCACGGCTGAATCCGAACGTCATCTGGGTCAGGTCATTGGTTCCGAAGGAGAAGAAGTCGGCTTCCTGCGCCATACGGTCCGCCAGGAGCGCCGCACGCGGAATCTCGATCATCGTCCCGAATAAGTAGGGGATGGCGTCGATCTTCTTACGTGCAATCACATCCTCGTAGACAGCTACGACAATGGCCTTCTGATGCTTCAACTCGTTGATGTCGCAGGTGACCGGGATCATGATCTCGGGCTGGCATTTCTTGCCGCTCTTGATCAGTTCCGCCGCTGCCTCGAAGATGGCGCGGATCTGCATTTCCGTGATTTCGGGATAGGTGATGCCTAAACGCACACCACGGTGTCCCATCATCGGGTTGGATTCATGCAGGGCCTCGCCACGGGCTTTGACTTCCTTGGGCGAAATGCCGAGGCTGACGGCCAGTTCCTTCTGCTTGGCCGGGCTCTGGGGCACGAATTCATGCAGGGGCGGGTCCAACAGCCGAACGGTGACCGGCAGGCCGTCCATGGCCGCCAGGGTCGCCTTGATGTCACTCTTCACAAAGCGGAAGAGTTTCTTCAAGACCGACACCCGTTCTTCCGCTGACTTGCTCAGGATCATTTTTCGGAGCAGGAAGAGAGGCTCATCGCATCCCTTGCCGTAGAACATGTGCTCGGTCCGGAACAAGCCGATCCCCTCGGCGCCGAAGGCGCGGGCCTTGCGGGCATCCTCGGCGGTTTCCACATTGGCGCGGACGCCCATCGTGCGGAACTTGTCCACCAGCTGCATGAACTTCTGGAAGCGGGGATTCTCGGAATTGTCCACCAAGGCCACCTTGCCGTTGAAGACGGTGCCGCGGCTCCCGTTCAGGGTCACCACTGCGCCTTCTTTCAACACCACATTGCCAACGGTGAGCTTCTTCGCGTGCACATCCACGTGCAGGCCGCTCGCGCCGACAATACAGCACTTGCCCCAGCCGCGGGCCACCAGGGCCGCATGACTGGTCATGCCGCCGCGGGCGGTCAGAATGCCCATGGCGGCGCGCATGCCTTCCACGTCTTCGGGGTTGGTCTCTTCACGAACCAGGATCACGGTCTTGCCGGCCTTGGCCTGTTTCACCGCCTCGGTGGAGGTGAACACGATCTGGCCGCAGGCGCCGCCGGGTCCGGCTGGCAGGCCCTTGCAGAGCGCCTTGAGGGTCTGCTCCGCCTTGGGATCCACCACCGGGTGCAGAAGCTCGTCCAGCTGCTGGGGTTCCAGACGCAGGACGGCGGTTTTCTCGTCGATCAGCTTTTCGGCGAGCATGTCCATGGCCATGTTCAGCGCGGCGGTGCCGGTGCGTTTGCCGTTACGGCATTGCAGCATGAACAATTTGCCTTCCTGGATCGTGAACTCAATGTCCTGCATATCCTTGTAATGCTTCTCAAGCGTCTCGCGGATCTTGCAAAGCTGCTTGTAGATCGGCGGCATCTGACCTTCCAGTGAAAGCAGGTGCTTGTTCTGGTCGTTCTTGGTGTCGTCATTCAGCGGACTGGGGGTGCGGGTACCCGCCACCACGTCTTCGCCCTGGGCGTTGATCAGCCATTCGCCGTAGAATTTGTTCTCGCCGGTGGCGGGATTGCGGGTGAACGCCACGCCGGTGGCGGACGAATCGCCCATGTTGCCGAACACCATGGCCTGAACGTTGACGGCGGTACCCCACTCATCCGGAATGCCTTCGATGCGGCGATAGGAGATGGCGCGCTTGCCGTTCCAGCTCTTGAACACGGCCCCGACGCCGCCCCACATCTGATCCATCGGATCATCCGGGAACGCCTTGCCCAGCACCTTTTTGACGCGCTCCTTGAATTTCTCGCACAACCCCTTCAGGTCTTCGGTGGTCATGTCGGTATCGGACTTGTAGCCCTTCTTGGCCTTGAGCTCGTGCATGATGCCTTCAAGCTGCATGCGGATGCCCTTGCCTTCGGCGGGTTCGACGCCTTCAGACTTCTCCATCACCACGTCAGAGTACATCATGATCAGGCGGCGGTAGGAGTCGTACACGAAACGCTCATTGCCGGTCTTGGAGATCAGGCCGGGAATGGTCTTGGTGCAAAGGCCGACGTTCAACACGGTTTCCATCATGCCCGGCATGGATTTGCGGGCGCCCGAACGGCAGGACAGCAGAAGGGGATCCTTGACGTCACCGAACTTCATGCCCATGTCGGTTTCCACCTGGCGCAGGGCCACTTCCACTTCCGTGGCGAGGCTCTTGGGGAAGCGGGACTTGTTCGCAAAGAAATCCACACAGCATTCCGTGGACACCGTAAAGCCTGCCGGCACGGGAAGTCCAAGATGACACATTTCCGCAAGGTTTGCACCCTTGCCGCCCAACAGGTTCTTATCACTGGCTCCGCCCTCGGTTTTACCGCGGCCGAAACTATACACATACTTTTTATCACTCGTCGCTGCCATTACCGTTACTCCTCTTTATTTTGACTCGCGGCGCAACTTGCGACGCGAAACTACCACTAATTTACTGCTTAAAAACAGAGATCGATCCTAATATGCCGTTACAGTGTCCCTTAAAATCAAAACTTCGGCAAAGTTCGGCCACGAAATGAGTATCGTGACAGGGGCTCGCCGGATGCCTGCAGAATTGCAGACTGGACAACCGAACGTGAATCGCTACCATTAACCGTTCCAATATATGGAAGGTAAAGGTTCTCCGCAAGGGGTTTCTTGTAGATTTTTGAAGAAAATAATGAAAAAGGGAGTCGTTCTGTGAGCAAAGCAATTGAGGTCGTGGCAAATACTATTCGTGGTCTGGCAATGGATGGCGTGCAAAAAGCAAACTCAGGGCATCCGGGAATGCCGATGGGGATGGCGGATGTGGCGGCCGTACTGTTCATGAACCACCTGAACCATTGCCCGTCCCGCCTCGACTGGCCGAATCGCGACCGGTTTGTGCTGTCCGGCGGCCATGGGTCCATGTTGCTGTACAGCATGCTCCACCTGACGGGCTATGATCTGCCGCTCAGCGAGCTCGCCCAATTCCGCCAGTGGGGCAGCAAAACCCCCGGGCATCCTGAGTATGGTCACACCGCCGGCGTCGAAGCCACCACCGGTCCGCTGGGGCAGGGGTGCGCGATGGCCACCGGGATGGCACTGGCGGAACGCATGATGGCCGCCCGCTTCAATTCCGGCGCCTTTGCCCCGGTGGATCACCACACGTTTGTCTTCTGCGGTGATGGCGATCTCATGGAAGGGATCTCGCACGAGGCCTTTTCGCTGGCCGGCCACCTCGGGCTGAACAAGCTGGTCGTGTTCTATGATAGCAACCGGATCACCATCGAGGGCGGCACCTCCCTGTCCTACAGTGACGATGTGCGCAAACGGTTTGTCGGGTACAAGTGGAATGTGCTGGAGATCGACGGGCACAATATGGATGAGATCGAGAAGGCCATTGTGGCGGCCAAGGCTGAGAAAGACCGGCCCACCTTGATCATCACCAATACCCACATTGCCCAGGGATCCCCGAATTTACACGATTCCCACAAGGCGCATGGCGAACCGCTGGGCGTGGCGGAAGTCAAGGCCACCAAGAAGGCCCTGGGGCTACCGGAAGACAAGGATTTCTACGTGCCGGATCAGGTGCGGGAGCTGTTTGCAGTCCGCGCCCGTGAGCTGGAGGCCAAGGTGGTGGCCTGGGAGGCCGATTACAAGAAGTACGCCGCCGCCTATCCGGAGCTGGCCAAAACCTGGCAGGACTGCACGAAGCAGGAGCTGCCGGCGGATCTTGAGAAACTCATGCCGACCTTTGAAAAGCCTGAGGCGACCCGTGTCTCCTCGGGTAAAGTGATGCAGGTCCTGGCCAAGACGATGCCCTGGTTCGTGGGGGGCGCGGCCGACCTGGCGCCCAGCACCAAGACCTTCCTGGAGGGAATGGGCTCGGTGTTGCCCGGCAAGTTTGAGGGACGCAATCTGCATTTCGGGGTACGCGAGCTCGGGATGTCGGGCGTGATGAACGGTCTGCAGTTGCATGGCGGCTTCCGGGTGTTCGGCGCCACGTTCTTCGTGTTCTCCGATTATTGCCGGCCTACCATCCGCGTGGCCGCCCTGATGAGCCTGCCGACGATCTATGTGTTCACGCATGACAGCTTTTATGTCGGCGAAGACGGTCCGACGCATGAGCCCGTCGAGCAGCTCGCCAGCTACCGCTGTATGCCCAATGTATCGGTGATTCGTCCGGCCGATCCCACGGAGACGGTGTCCGCCTGGATTGCGGCGCTGAAAAACAAATCCGGTCCGACGGTGCTGTTGCTGACCCGCCAGAACCTGCCGGTGCTGGACCGCAAGGTCTATCCCGCGGCCTCGAACCTGGAGAAGGGCGCCTATGTGCTCTGGCAAAGCGCTGAAGGCACACCCGACTTGATTCTGATTGGAACGGGCTCCGAGGTCAGCCTGGCGCTGGAGGCCGCAAAGGAAGTGGCCAAGGGCGGCAAGATCGTCCGGGTGGTCAGCATGCCGTCCTGGGATCTTTTCGAGAAGCAGAGTGCCGAGTATCGGGCGCAGGTGCTGCCGGCGGACTGCAAAAAACGCCTGGCGATCGAAGCCGGTTGCTCCATGGGCTGGGCCAAGTATGTGGGGTGCAAGGGGCGGACCCTGAGCCTGGATACCTTCGGTGCTTCGGCGCCCGCGCAGGTGCTGGCCGAGAAATTCGGCTTTACCACTGCCAATGTGGTGAAACTGGCGAAAGAAGTGCTGGGATAAGAGTAGGTTTGTCACGGGTTACCGGGAGTCAACTCCCCGGTAACCCTTTTTTTGGCTCGACAATCACCTGATTATCAGATTATTATGTCCTTATGAATTACCTGGCTGTAAAAGATCTGAAAGCGCCGAAACGGGTTCGCGAAACCCTCGCCGCCTATGGCACGGCCCTGGTGACGAATAATGGCAAACCCATGGCGATGCTGGTGGACCTGGCTGAGGGGGAGAATCCCGATCAACTGGCCGAAGCGATCCGGTTGGCGCGCGCGCATCTGGCACTCTCCGACCTGCGTACGGCGAGCCGCCGCAAGGGAACGGACGCGATGACGCTCGACGAGATCAATGGCGAGATTCAGGCCGCCCGTAAAACCCGCCGCCGGGCCATTCCATGATCGCTGCTGTGTTTGATACCAACGTGGTGATCTCGGGCGTCCTTTCCCCTAATGGATCCCCGGGCAAACTCCTCAATGCGGTTCTCGACGGACTCTGTCAGCCGGTAGTGACCGACAGCGTTCTCGCTGAATATGAAGTCGTGCTGAGCCGCCCGAAATTCGGGTTTCCATCGTCCCGTATCCATTCGTTGCTCGATGCCATCCGGTCACGTGCGGTTTTCGCCCCGTTCGCGCCGGTGATGAATGCAGGATCCTTGCCCGATGCCGATGACGTCATTTTTATCGAAGCGGCTTTCGGTCTGAATGTTCCGATCGTCACCGGCAATGCCAAGCATTTCCCTAAACAGGTCGTAAAGCATATCCCCATCCTCTCGCCTGCCGAATTCCTCACCCGGTTTTACGGAGCCTGATAAAGACGGCTCGGCAGGGACGCCTCGCCCTACCTGAAAAAATCACGTATGCTTGAACTAGTAATTGGGTAGGGCGAACCGTCCCGGTGAGCCGCCGCGTCCGGTTAATGCGGGTTCTTGAGTAATACGTTCGGGTGGCGTATATAAGGACCCATCTACAAAGGAGGCGACATGAACACCCTGCGCAGTTCGGCTTTAATCTCGATTTTTGCCCTTTCACTTCTTCCCGCGCTTCATGCCCAACCCGGGCAACCTGATCCTGACCGTGAATCCCTGCGGAGCCAGGCCCGGAAGCAATCGCAGCAGGGGAATTACAAGGAGGCCCTTGAGGCATTCATATCCCTTGCAACCGATTCCCTGGAAACCCCGGGGCTCGTGGGAAGTGACCTGCAAAGCGCCGTGGACTCCATGGGCGCACTCAACCGGATCAAGGAAGCGGATGCGTTTCTCGAGAAGGTCGTGGAGATCCACTCCAATAACTGGATGGCGTTGGCGGCGGCGGCGAGGTGCCTGTCCCAGGGGGATCATAACGGAACGATCGTGGCGGGTACCTTCGAACGGGGGCCGCACCGGGGCCAGGGCCGTTATGTCAGCTCGGAGGAGCGCGATCGCATCCGGGCCTTGCAATGGATGGTCAAGGCCATGACGCTCATAGAAGGGTTGGCCCGTTCCCCGGGGGGAGAGGCGGGGGCTTTCTATGAGGAATTTGCCCGCATGCTGATGGGCGCCCGGGGCTATCAGGACGCCTGGCGGCTCCAGGTCCTGAGCGATCTGACGGTCCTGCCGGATTACGAGGAGGGTCATATTTACTGGCGAAGCCGGGGCGAAACCCGCGGGGCGCCGGTGGATGAAGCCGGAAACCCGATCCTCTACCCGGTGCCGGTCCGCTACGACGCCGCTGTGAGTGATGGTGAACGCTGGCGTTGGATGCTGAAACGGGCGACGGACCATGACCGGTCCCGCGCCGTTGCCGTTAAAATAACCCGGGCCGGCTTTCTGAGTCAGCAATTCGGGGTGGAAACCCTGGTCCGGGGTAACTGGCAGATGCCGCGGATTGACGAGGATGACCCCACTGCGGCCACGGCCACGCTGGCGCTTCATACCCTGGCCGATGACGAGACCGTCGCCCGGCTGGCTGCGGGAATCAAGCGGTTCCGCCTGCCACCGGAGTTCGACTTTATCCGGCTTTACAGGGACGTCGCCGCCGAACCCAAATCCAGCGATGCCGAATCCGCCCTCAACGCCCTGGCCGAACTCTTCACCAACCGGCGCCAATACGAGCAGGCGGCCGCCTATTGGCGCGAGAGCATCAAGGGCTATGGCGCGGGCCAGGAGAACTGGAAGCAGAAACGACTCGACCAGATCGTCGGCAACTGGGGGCGGTTCGAACCGGCCCTGACCCAGCCCGCCGGACAGGGGGCGTCGCTGGAGTATCGCTTCCGGAACGGAACCCGGGTGGTGTTGGATGCCCGGGAAATCAACGTCCCTGAACTGCTGGCGGACATCAAGGAGTACTTGAAGTCCAACCCGAAAGAGTTGGATGGCGGGCGGCTAGCCCTCGATAACATTGGCTTCATGCTGGTTGAAAAAAACCTGACCAAATACCTGGGGCGTGAAACGGCCCGCTGGGAGTTGCCCCTCACTCCGAAACCGCGTCACTTCGACCGGGTGGTAACCGTGAACACCGGACTCAAGACGGCGGGCGCCTATCTGCTGACCGCAACGATGGCGAATGGGAATGTGAGTAAAATCGTGGTCTGGGTGAACGATACCGTGATCGCCCGCAAGCAATCGGACAAGGCCGCCTGGTTCTATGTGGCGGATGCGGTCAGTGGTAAACCGCTCGAGGGGGTGAACGTCGAGTTCTTCGGGTACCGGCAGGATTACATCCAGAACTGGAAATCCATTGGCCGGCATTACAATGTCCTCACCACCGCCTTTGCCGAGACCACCGATCCGGATGGCCAGGTAACTGCCTCCCGGAAAGATATCGAGCACACCTACCAGTGGTTGATCACGGCTACCACCCCCGACGGCCGCCTCGCCTTCATCGGGTTCTCGCCGTTCTGGTATTGGCAGGATCAATATTCCGGTCAGGATTATAATCAGCGCAAAGTGTTTGGCATCAGCGACCGGCCGGTGTACCGGCCGGACCAGAAGGTGAACTTCAAATTCTGGATCCGCCAGGCCCGTTATGACGAGGACAACACCTCCGATTACGCCGATCAGGATTTTGCCGTCATCATCACGAACCCCAAAGGCGACAAGGTGTTTGAGAAAACCTACAAGACCGATGGCGTGGCCGGGCTGCAAGGCGACCTGATGCTCCCGAAGGATGCGGCGCTGGGTCAGTATTATGCCTATATCTGGAAGGGGGGAAGCAGTTGGGGTGGAATGAACTTCCGGGTGGAGGAGTACAAAAAACCTGAGTTCGAGGTGACGATTGATGCACCCAAGGAGCCCGTCATGCTGGGCGAGACGATGACCGCGACGATAAAGGCGAAATACTATTTCGGTGCCGCCGTGAAGAAGGCGAAGGTCAAGCTCAAGGTCACCCGCACCAGTTACAGTGCCAACTGGTACCCGCCCATGCCCTGGGATTGGTTCTATGGGCCCGGCTATTGGTGGTTTGCGTCCGACTACGCCTGGTTTCCCGGCTGGCGGGACTGGGGTTGCTTGTGCCCGCGCAGCTGGTGGTGGCCGGCTCCCTCTACCCCGCCCGAACTGGTGGCCGAGGCGGAAGTGCCCATCGGTGAGGATGGCACGGTGAAGTGGCCGATCGATACCCGGCTGGCGAAGGAACTGCACGGCGATACCGACCACAAGTATGAGATCACCGCCGAAGTGACCGACGAGTCACGGCGGACGATTGTCGGCCAGGGTACGGTGCTGGTCGCGCGTAAGCCCTTCAAGGTCACCGCCTGGGTCGACCGGGGGCACTACCGCCAGGGTGACGTGGTGAAGGCAGACTTTGCGGCGCGGACGCTCGACGGAAAACCCGTCAAGGGCGGGGGTGAACTGGTGCTTTACCGGGTCGGTTACAAGAACGGGACGCCGGTGGAGAGCGTAGTCCGGAAGTGGGAGCTCGACACGAATGAGGAGGGGCTGGCTTCCCAGAAGATTCAGGCCTCTGCAGCAGGCCAGTACCGGCTGTCCTACACCGTGAAGGATGAGAAGCGCCACTCCATCGAAGGCGGTTATGTGTTTGTGGTCCGCGGTGAGGGGTTCGATGGACGGGACTTCAAGTTCAGCGAACTCGAACTCATTCCCGAAGCCCGCGAATACCGGCCGGGCGACAAGGTGCGCCTGATGATCAATACCGATCATCCCGGGGCCACCATCCTGCTATTTGTGCGGCCGTCAAACGGCGTCTACCTGAAGCCGAAACTGCTGCGCCTGGCCGGGAAGAGCACGATCGAGGAAATTGAAGTGGTCCGGAAAGATATGCCCAACTTCTTTATCGAAGCCATGACGGTGTTTGATGGACGGCTCTACACCCAGACGCGCGAAATCATCGTTCCCCCGGAGAAGCGGGTTTTGAATGTCGATGTGCTGCCCTCGGCCGAAACCTTCAAGCCCGGTGAACAGGCGACGATCAAGGTGCGGGTCACGGACTTCTTCGGGCAGCCCCTGGCCGGTTCCACGGTGATGAGTGTGTATGACAAGGCGGTCGAATATATTTCCGGCGGCTCCAACGTGGAGGGGATCCGTGACTTCTTCTGGAAATGGCGCCGGCACCACACGCCCCACACGGAAAGCAATCTGGATCGATGGCTTTCGAACCTGACGCCTCCACGGATGTTGACCATGGATAACCTCGGGATATTCGGGGAAGGGGTGGTCGATGAGGTCGGGGAAACGTTTGGTCTGGTGAAACGAAAAGGTGAGGCAGGCCGCGGTAATGCACGATCCCTGAGAATGGCCGGGCGTGAAGACGGCATGGTGATGGCCGCCGCGAAGAGCAGCATGATGGAAATGGCGGCCCCGGCTTGCGCGCCAGCTGAAGGTATGAACGCATTGGCCTCAACATTGGATGGCGATCAAGGCGGGGGCGGTTCCGGCGCGGCCGTTGAGCCGGTGGTGCGCTCAGCCTTCGCTGATACCGCCTACTGGAATCCCGCGCTGGATACTGATTCCAACGGGATCACCGAGGTCAGCTTCAAGATGCCCGAGAATCTGACCGGATGGAAAATCAAGACCTGGGTAATGGGGCAGGGCACGAAAGTGGGGGAGGGCGTGGCGGAGGTAGTGACGGCCAAGAAGGTGATGCTCCGGTTGCAGGCCCCGCGCTTCTTTGTTGAAAAGGACGAGGTGGTGCTCTCGGCCAACATCCATAACGCCCTGAAGACCGACAAATCGGTTCAAGCCGTGCTGGAAGTGGACGGCGGGTGTCTGGAGCTGCAGGGCGCAGCCGCTGCGGGCAATCAGGTGGCAGCCGCCGTCCCGGCGGCTGTTGGGAAGCGGCAAGGAAGCCCGAATGCGTTCGCCGGGACGTCGAACGCCACCCTGATAAAAATCAAAGCGGGCGAGGATCAGCGCGTCGATTGGCGCGTAAAGGTCGTTCGCGAAGGAACGGCCGTCGTCCGCATGAAGGCCCTGACGGATGAGGAGTCCGATGCCATGGAGATGACCTTCCCGGTCTATGTCCACGGGATGCTCAAGACTGAATCCTGGTCAGGGGTGCTGCGGCCGGACCGTGACCGCCAGGACGTCACGGTCACGGTCCCCGCCGAGCGGCGGCCCGAGTCATCCCGGCTGGAGCTCCGTTTCTCGCCGACCCTGGCCGCTGCCCTGGTGGATGCGCTTCCCTATATGGTGGATTATCCTTACGGCTGCACCGAGCAGACGCTTAACCGGTTCCTTCCCACGGTGCTCGTTCAGAAGGTGCTCAAGGAGATGGGGCTGGATCTTTCGGCGATCCGGGATAAACAGACCAACCTGAATTCCCAGGAAATCGGCGATGACAAGGAGCGGGCGGCGCAATGGAAGCGGAGCCATCAGACTGATTCCGGGCAGGACCGTAACCCGGTGTTTGATGAGGCCGTGGTAAACGACATGGTGAAGCAGGGGCTCAAGGCGCTGACGGCCATGCAGTGTGACGATGGCGGGTGGGGCTGGTTCTCCGGCTGGGGCGAACACTCCTGGCCGCACACCACGGCCACGGTGGTGCATGGCCTTCAGATCGCAAAACAGAACGGGGTTGCACTGGTGCCCGGCGTGCTGGAACGGGGAGTGGACTGGCTCGGGAAATATCAGGCGGAGGAATTACGGAAGTTGAGGAATACCGCGTTGCATCTCACCCTCCTGGATGGCAAGGATCATGCCGATGACATGGATGCCTTCGCCTATATGGTATTGGTGGATGCGGGCAAGGACAGTTCCGCCATGCGCGACTCCTTGTACAATGGCCGGACGAATCTCTCGGTCTATGCCAAGGCGATGGTCGGACTCGCCCTGCATCGCAGCGGTCAGGTTGAAAAGCGGGATATGATCCTGCGCAATATCGGGCAGTATCTGGTCCGGGATCCTGAAAACCAGACCGCCCACCTCAACCTCGGGAACGACGGCTATAGGTGGTGCTGGTATGGCAGCGAGACCGAGGCGCATGCCTATTACCTGAAACTGCTGGCGGCGACGGAGCCCAAGGGAGAGGTGGCTCCGGAACTGGTCAAGTATCTGCTCAACAACCGCAAGCATGCCACCTATTGGAACTCCACGCGCGACACGGCATTGTGTCTCGAGGCCATGGCGGAGTATCTCAAGGCGAGCGGGGAGGATAAGCCCGACATGACGGTTCAGATTTATGTGGATGGCGCCAAGGTCAAGGAAAGCCGGATTACGGCTGACACGCTCTTCGCGTTTGATAACAAGCTGGTGATGGAAGGTCCCGCCGTGACCACCGGTAAACATCTGATCGAGGTGCGGCGAGTGGGGCGCGGGCCGGTGTATTTCAACACCTACTTGACCACCTTCACGCTGGAAGACCCGATCACCCGCGCGGGCCTGGAGATCAAGGTCAACCGGTCGTTCTATAAGCTCGTACCTGCCAAAAAGACCATCAAGGCGGCAGGCTCACGCGGTCAGGCGCTGGACCAGAAGGTCGAGAAATTTGAACGCCAACGGCTCACCAACGGAGATCGCCTCAAGAGCGGAGACCTGATCGAGGTGGAACTGGAGATCGCGAGCAAGAACGACTACGAATACATCCTCTTCGAAGACATGAAGGCGGCGGGCTTTGAGCCCGTAGACGCGCGGAGCGGCTACACGGGGAATGATCTGGGGGCCTACGTCGAGTTCCGTGATGAGCGGGTCTGTTTCTTTGTCCGTCAGTTGGCGCGAGGCCAGAACAGTGTGGCCTACCGGCTGCGGGCCGAGATCCCCGGCCGGTTCAGCGCCCTTCCGACCAAGGGCAGTTCCATGTATGCCCCGGAGTTGAAGGCCAATTCAGACGAGATGAAGTTACGGATTGAGGATTAATGGTACTTGCGCTTCTGTTTCGGCTCTGGCAGGTTTAAATTTATATGGCACGATTCATTATTCATGGCGGGAAGCGCCTTTCGGGAACCTACGTTCCAAGCGGCAATAAAAATGCCGTG from bacterium includes the following:
- a CDS encoding MG2 domain-containing protein, producing MNTLRSSALISIFALSLLPALHAQPGQPDPDRESLRSQARKQSQQGNYKEALEAFISLATDSLETPGLVGSDLQSAVDSMGALNRIKEADAFLEKVVEIHSNNWMALAAAARCLSQGDHNGTIVAGTFERGPHRGQGRYVSSEERDRIRALQWMVKAMTLIEGLARSPGGEAGAFYEEFARMLMGARGYQDAWRLQVLSDLTVLPDYEEGHIYWRSRGETRGAPVDEAGNPILYPVPVRYDAAVSDGERWRWMLKRATDHDRSRAVAVKITRAGFLSQQFGVETLVRGNWQMPRIDEDDPTAATATLALHTLADDETVARLAAGIKRFRLPPEFDFIRLYRDVAAEPKSSDAESALNALAELFTNRRQYEQAAAYWRESIKGYGAGQENWKQKRLDQIVGNWGRFEPALTQPAGQGASLEYRFRNGTRVVLDAREINVPELLADIKEYLKSNPKELDGGRLALDNIGFMLVEKNLTKYLGRETARWELPLTPKPRHFDRVVTVNTGLKTAGAYLLTATMANGNVSKIVVWVNDTVIARKQSDKAAWFYVADAVSGKPLEGVNVEFFGYRQDYIQNWKSIGRHYNVLTTAFAETTDPDGQVTASRKDIEHTYQWLITATTPDGRLAFIGFSPFWYWQDQYSGQDYNQRKVFGISDRPVYRPDQKVNFKFWIRQARYDEDNTSDYADQDFAVIITNPKGDKVFEKTYKTDGVAGLQGDLMLPKDAALGQYYAYIWKGGSSWGGMNFRVEEYKKPEFEVTIDAPKEPVMLGETMTATIKAKYYFGAAVKKAKVKLKVTRTSYSANWYPPMPWDWFYGPGYWWFASDYAWFPGWRDWGCLCPRSWWWPAPSTPPELVAEAEVPIGEDGTVKWPIDTRLAKELHGDTDHKYEITAEVTDESRRTIVGQGTVLVARKPFKVTAWVDRGHYRQGDVVKADFAARTLDGKPVKGGGELVLYRVGYKNGTPVESVVRKWELDTNEEGLASQKIQASAAGQYRLSYTVKDEKRHSIEGGYVFVVRGEGFDGRDFKFSELELIPEAREYRPGDKVRLMINTDHPGATILLFVRPSNGVYLKPKLLRLAGKSTIEEIEVVRKDMPNFFIEAMTVFDGRLYTQTREIIVPPEKRVLNVDVLPSAETFKPGEQATIKVRVTDFFGQPLAGSTVMSVYDKAVEYISGGSNVEGIRDFFWKWRRHHTPHTESNLDRWLSNLTPPRMLTMDNLGIFGEGVVDEVGETFGLVKRKGEAGRGNARSLRMAGREDGMVMAAAKSSMMEMAAPACAPAEGMNALASTLDGDQGGGGSGAAVEPVVRSAFADTAYWNPALDTDSNGITEVSFKMPENLTGWKIKTWVMGQGTKVGEGVAEVVTAKKVMLRLQAPRFFVEKDEVVLSANIHNALKTDKSVQAVLEVDGGCLELQGAAAAGNQVAAAVPAAVGKRQGSPNAFAGTSNATLIKIKAGEDQRVDWRVKVVREGTAVVRMKALTDEESDAMEMTFPVYVHGMLKTESWSGVLRPDRDRQDVTVTVPAERRPESSRLELRFSPTLAAALVDALPYMVDYPYGCTEQTLNRFLPTVLVQKVLKEMGLDLSAIRDKQTNLNSQEIGDDKERAAQWKRSHQTDSGQDRNPVFDEAVVNDMVKQGLKALTAMQCDDGGWGWFSGWGEHSWPHTTATVVHGLQIAKQNGVALVPGVLERGVDWLGKYQAEELRKLRNTALHLTLLDGKDHADDMDAFAYMVLVDAGKDSSAMRDSLYNGRTNLSVYAKAMVGLALHRSGQVEKRDMILRNIGQYLVRDPENQTAHLNLGNDGYRWCWYGSETEAHAYYLKLLAATEPKGEVAPELVKYLLNNRKHATYWNSTRDTALCLEAMAEYLKASGEDKPDMTVQIYVDGAKVKESRITADTLFAFDNKLVMEGPAVTTGKHLIEVRRVGRGPVYFNTYLTTFTLEDPITRAGLEIKVNRSFYKLVPAKKTIKAAGSRGQALDQKVEKFERQRLTNGDRLKSGDLIEVELEIASKNDYEYILFEDMKAAGFEPVDARSGYTGNDLGAYVEFRDERVCFFVRQLARGQNSVAYRLRAEIPGRFSALPTKGSSMYAPELKANSDEMKLRIED